From Symphalangus syndactylus isolate Jambi chromosome X, NHGRI_mSymSyn1-v2.1_pri, whole genome shotgun sequence, the proteins below share one genomic window:
- the LOC129475638 gene encoding ATP synthase F(0) complex subunit C2, mitochondrial-like has product MFACSKFISSPSLVKSTSQLLSHPLSAVVLKRPEILTDESLSSLAVSRPLTSFVSSRSFQTSTISRDIDTTAKFIGAGVATVGVAGYGAQIGTVFGSLIIGYARNPSLKQQLFSYAILGFAL; this is encoded by the coding sequence ATGTTCGCCTGCTCCAAGTTCATCTCCTCTCCCTCGTTGGTCAAGAGCACCTCACAGCTGCTGAGCCATCCGCTATCTGCAGTGGTGCTGAAACGACCGGAGATACTGACAGATGAGAGCCTCAGCAGCTTGGCAGTCTCACGTCCCCTTACCTCATTTGTCTCTAGCCGCAGCTTCCAAACCAGCACCATTTCAAGGGACATTGACACAACAGCCAAGTTCATTGGAGCTGGGGTTGCCACAGTTGGGGTGGCTGGCTATGGGGCTCAGATTGGGACTGTGTTTGGGAGCCTCATCATTGGTTATGCCAGGAACCCTTCTCTGAAGCAACAGCTCTTCTCCTACGCCATTCTGGGCTTTGCCCTCTGA